From the Lysobacterales bacterium genome, one window contains:
- a CDS encoding DUF47 family protein: MFSLQTIFGKGDRFFSLLEQSAEAAHESTKALTALLGHQGKSGSLAEFTRTRNREKELAAQISHELVNTFVTAIEREDIEALGAALYKIPKAVEKFAERYALTTDRVGQVDFAPRAAMLEKAAGVVVRMVRELRRGMAIETYKAMYDELQAIESEADRLILDLYRELYKDEADPVRYLIRKDLFEIIEKAIDRCRDAGNVVYHIVLKNS, from the coding sequence ATGTTTTCACTGCAGACCATCTTCGGAAAAGGCGACCGCTTCTTCAGCCTGCTGGAGCAATCCGCGGAAGCCGCACACGAATCGACCAAGGCCCTGACCGCCCTGCTCGGCCATCAGGGCAAGAGCGGTTCGCTGGCGGAATTCACCCGCACCCGCAACCGCGAGAAGGAGCTGGCCGCCCAGATCAGCCACGAACTGGTCAATACCTTCGTCACTGCGATCGAACGCGAAGACATCGAGGCGCTCGGCGCCGCGCTGTACAAGATCCCGAAGGCCGTCGAGAAGTTCGCCGAACGCTACGCGCTGACCACCGACCGCGTCGGCCAGGTCGATTTCGCGCCGCGCGCGGCGATGCTGGAAAAGGCCGCCGGCGTGGTCGTGCGCATGGTCCGCGAACTGCGTCGCGGCATGGCCATCGAGACCTACAAGGCGATGTACGACGAGCTGCAGGCGATCGAGTCGGAAGCCGACCGCCTGATCCTCGACCTGTACCGCGAGTTGTACAAGGACGAGGCCGATCCGGTGCGCTACCTGATCCGCAAGGACCTGTTCGAGATCATCGAGAAGGCGATCGACCGCTGCCGTGACGCCGGCAACGTGGTCTATCACATCGTCCTCAAGAACAGCTGA
- a CDS encoding sulfite exporter TauE/SafE family protein: protein MDLNEFLTFAAIGFAAQIVDGALGMGFGLVSNAVLLAIGIPPAASSAAIHAAKVFTGGASALSHAWFRNIDRRVFLHLVVPGMVGGLIGALVLQRAPPAVLRIAISAYLALMGLWLLLRAIRNHVARKRVHALGAHGTGLVAGTLDAIGGGGWGTVVTSSLIAQGAEARYAVGTTNAAEFFVAIAISVALTASLGVVPWVWLAGLIAGGILAAPFAAWMTRHLPMRLLTGMVGFAVIALSVHSLWRLLR from the coding sequence ATGGACCTCAATGAATTCCTGACCTTTGCGGCGATCGGATTCGCCGCTCAGATTGTCGACGGCGCGCTCGGCATGGGCTTCGGGCTGGTGTCGAACGCGGTGCTGCTGGCGATCGGCATACCGCCGGCAGCCTCCAGCGCCGCGATCCACGCCGCCAAGGTCTTCACCGGCGGCGCGTCGGCCTTGTCGCATGCCTGGTTCCGCAATATCGACCGGCGCGTGTTCCTGCATCTGGTGGTACCGGGCATGGTCGGTGGCCTGATCGGTGCCCTGGTTCTGCAGCGGGCGCCGCCCGCCGTGCTGCGTATCGCGATCAGCGCCTATCTGGCCTTGATGGGGCTTTGGCTGCTGCTGCGGGCGATCCGAAACCACGTGGCGCGCAAACGCGTGCATGCCCTCGGCGCGCATGGCACCGGCCTGGTCGCCGGCACGCTGGACGCGATCGGAGGCGGCGGCTGGGGCACGGTCGTGACCTCGTCGCTGATCGCCCAGGGGGCCGAGGCGCGTTACGCCGTTGGCACCACCAATGCCGCCGAATTCTTCGTCGCCATCGCGATCAGCGTGGCCTTGACCGCCAGCCTGGGCGTCGTGCCCTGGGTGTGGCTCGCCGGACTGATCGCCGGCGGCATCCTCGCCGCACCGTTTGCCGCCTGGATGACTCGCCACCTGCCGATGCGCCTGTTGACCGGCATGGTAGGCTTCGCCGTCATTGCGTTGAGCGTGCACTCGCTGTGGCGCCTGCTGCGCTGA
- a CDS encoding HlyC/CorC family transporter, with protein sequence MSLELTIVLLLILLNGFFALSEMAVMTARKTRLRQRAGDSRGARIALELAEKPERFLSSVQVWITLIGILTGFFGGESIAMALRDELALIPWIARHAQPVSVGISVGIILFVSVVVGELVPKRLAIVRPEKIATAVAIPMRILATAAAPAVSLLSVTTEALFRLFPVKHGNDSDVTEEEIKMLVAESHEQGVIDIDERNMVNRVLNLGDRTVDSLMTPRTRIAWLDAAASLDDNLSVLRESRHSRYPVFRGSDQDVLGVVETKMMVAELASGKTPELFRELQPPLFVPEAAKAMQLLDQMRESEAALAFVVDEYGDIQGMVTMGDLMGAVFGRLAHAIEANEQPIVQRSDGSWLIDGSLPVQDLRELLGLDELPHESDQEYRTLAGMFMAQFGRIPAVGEHFAFGGFRFEVIDLDGARIDKALVSSLPPTETG encoded by the coding sequence ATGTCGCTTGAACTGACCATCGTCCTCCTGCTGATCCTCCTGAACGGTTTCTTCGCCTTGTCGGAGATGGCCGTCATGACGGCGCGCAAGACGCGCCTGCGCCAGCGCGCGGGCGACAGCCGTGGCGCCCGCATTGCGCTGGAATTGGCCGAGAAGCCGGAGCGCTTCCTGTCCTCGGTGCAGGTCTGGATCACCCTGATCGGCATCCTCACCGGCTTCTTCGGCGGCGAGTCGATCGCGATGGCGCTGCGCGACGAACTGGCGCTGATTCCGTGGATCGCCCGCCATGCGCAGCCGGTCAGCGTCGGTATCAGCGTCGGCATCATCCTGTTCGTGTCGGTCGTGGTCGGCGAGCTGGTGCCGAAGCGGCTGGCCATCGTGCGCCCGGAGAAGATCGCCACCGCGGTCGCGATCCCGATGCGCATCCTCGCCACGGCTGCGGCTCCTGCGGTCAGCCTGTTGAGCGTGACCACCGAGGCGCTGTTCCGGCTGTTCCCGGTCAAGCACGGCAACGACAGCGACGTGACCGAAGAAGAGATCAAGATGCTGGTCGCGGAAAGCCACGAGCAGGGCGTCATCGACATCGATGAACGCAACATGGTCAATCGCGTGCTGAATCTCGGCGACCGCACCGTCGACAGCCTGATGACACCGCGCACGCGCATCGCCTGGCTGGATGCCGCCGCGTCGCTCGACGACAATCTTTCGGTGCTGCGTGAATCCCGGCATTCGCGCTATCCGGTATTTCGTGGCAGCGATCAGGACGTGCTCGGCGTGGTCGAGACCAAGATGATGGTCGCCGAACTGGCCTCCGGAAAGACGCCGGAGCTGTTCCGCGAGCTGCAGCCGCCGCTGTTCGTGCCGGAGGCGGCCAAGGCCATGCAGTTGCTCGACCAGATGCGCGAGAGCGAAGCCGCGCTGGCCTTTGTCGTCGATGAATACGGCGACATCCAGGGTATGGTCACGATGGGCGACCTGATGGGCGCGGTGTTCGGTCGCCTCGCGCATGCGATCGAGGCCAACGAACAGCCGATCGTCCAGCGCAGCGACGGGTCCTGGTTGATCGACGGCAGTCTGCCGGTGCAGGACCTGCGCGAACTGCTGGGCCTCGACGAATTGCCGCACGAGTCCGATCAGGAATATCGCACCCTGGCCGGCATGTTCATGGCGCAGTTTGGACGCATTCCCGCGGTCGGCGAGCATTTCGCATTCGGCGGTTTCCGCTTCGAGGTCATCGACCTCGATGGCGCGCGCATCGACAAGGCCCTGGTCTCGTCCCTGCCGCCGACGGAAACCGGCTGA